The Roseococcus microcysteis genome contains a region encoding:
- a CDS encoding Bug family tripartite tricarboxylate transporter substrate binding protein: MVIPRRAALGAALLLPLAAPALAQGRPMRLIVASAAGANADVVARLLAAEAEGVLERRILVENMPAASGMRAVEAVANAAPDGETLLFGTASQLVMNLALFPNPPVDVATAIRGIAMVNRVPMVLCVSGTDPARNLPELLGRLRQGGPVQYGSGPIGTTTHIVGARFVEQAGLARGDLVHAPYPSSAQALTDLIAGRLTFMFDAALTALPHHRAGRIRILGVAAETRLPAAPDLPTMIEAGMDGFTGSTWNSIAGPAALPAPRLAALAEGFNTALARPGLRQRLAEMGSELPDGPPSPEQVDAFYARERETWLPLLRATPMSN; the protein is encoded by the coding sequence ATGGTCATCCCCCGCCGCGCGGCCCTGGGCGCCGCCCTCCTTCTCCCCCTGGCCGCGCCCGCGCTGGCGCAGGGCCGCCCCATGCGCCTCATCGTCGCCTCGGCGGCGGGGGCCAATGCGGATGTCGTCGCCCGCCTGCTCGCCGCCGAGGCCGAGGGCGTGCTGGAACGGCGCATCCTGGTGGAGAACATGCCCGCCGCCTCGGGCATGCGCGCCGTGGAGGCGGTGGCCAACGCCGCGCCCGATGGCGAGACGCTGCTCTTCGGGACCGCCTCGCAACTGGTGATGAACCTGGCGCTGTTCCCGAACCCGCCGGTGGACGTCGCCACGGCCATCCGCGGCATCGCCATGGTGAACCGCGTGCCCATGGTGCTGTGCGTCTCGGGCACCGACCCGGCCCGGAACCTGCCCGAATTGCTGGGACGGCTGCGCCAGGGGGGCCCCGTGCAATATGGCTCCGGCCCCATCGGCACCACCACGCACATCGTGGGCGCGCGCTTCGTCGAACAGGCGGGGCTGGCGCGGGGCGACCTGGTGCATGCGCCCTACCCCTCCAGCGCCCAGGCTCTGACCGACCTGATCGCCGGGCGGCTCACCTTCATGTTCGACGCGGCGCTGACCGCCCTGCCGCATCACCGTGCCGGGCGCATCCGCATCCTGGGTGTCGCGGCCGAGACGCGGCTGCCCGCCGCGCCCGACTTGCCCACGATGATCGAGGCCGGGATGGACGGTTTCACCGGCAGCACCTGGAACAGCATCGCGGGGCCGGCCGCCTTGCCCGCGCCGCGCCTGGCGGCGCTGGCCGAGGGCTTCAACACCGCGCTCGCCCGCCCCGGCCTGCGCCAGCGCCTGGCCGAGATGGGCAGCGAGTTGCCCGACGGCCCGCCCAGCCCCGAGCAGGTGGACGCCTTCTACGCCCGCGAACGCGAGACCTGGCTGCCCCTGCTGCGCGCCACGCCGATGAGCAACTAA
- a CDS encoding metallopeptidase family protein, translating into MRPTTPPTTEDILEMAEDALAAIPQPLRDMVRGTAIVVEEVADDETISDMELDSPWELTGLYRGVPLTQKSSLDTPREPDTIFLYREPILLEWIETGEDLFALVRNVLIHEIAHHFGLSDEDIERLEGEE; encoded by the coding sequence ATGCGCCCCACCACGCCCCCGACGACCGAGGACATCCTGGAAATGGCGGAGGATGCGCTCGCGGCCATCCCCCAGCCGCTGCGCGACATGGTGCGCGGCACCGCCATTGTGGTCGAGGAGGTGGCCGATGACGAGACCATCTCCGACATGGAACTGGACAGCCCCTGGGAGCTGACGGGCCTGTATCGCGGCGTGCCGCTGACGCAGAAATCGAGCCTGGACACCCCGCGCGAGCCGGACACCATCTTCCTCTACCGCGAACCCATCCTGCTGGAATGGATCGAGACGGGCGAGGATCTCTTCGCCCTGGTCCGCAACGTGCTGATCCATGAGATCGCGCATCATTTCGGCCTCTCGGACGAGGACATCGAGAGGCTGGAGGGCGAGGAGTAG
- a CDS encoding 4a-hydroxytetrahydrobiopterin dehydratase encodes MVEKLDAAARAALATELPEWRLVEGRDAITRAFRFQDFSAAWGFMSRVALLAEAQDHHPEWSNVYNRVEITLTTHDASGLSARDVKLARSIDALC; translated from the coding sequence ATGGTCGAGAAGCTCGATGCCGCGGCGCGTGCCGCGCTGGCCACCGAACTGCCCGAATGGCGCCTGGTGGAGGGGCGCGACGCCATCACCCGCGCCTTCCGCTTCCAGGATTTCAGCGCGGCCTGGGGCTTCATGTCGCGCGTGGCCCTGCTGGCCGAGGCGCAGGACCACCACCCCGAATGGTCCAATGTCTACAACCGCGTCGAGATCACGCTCACCACCCATGACGCAAGCGGGCTGTCCGCGCGCGATGTGAAGCTGGCGCGGAGCATTGACGCGCTGTGCTGA
- a CDS encoding MmcB family DNA repair protein, whose protein sequence is MLTLDAPQRTLRVTRAATRFCLAQGWAPVTEVPLPDGRRADVLALRPDGGIVILEVKSCARDYLTDAKWQDYCAWADAFLFAVDADFPRELIPPEVGLLLTDDREAALLRDGACAPLPAARRKALTLRVARLAAQRLAFQLDPAGAIEMRAALRLD, encoded by the coding sequence GTGCTGACGCTGGACGCCCCCCAGCGCACGCTCCGCGTCACCCGCGCCGCCACCCGCTTCTGCCTGGCGCAAGGCTGGGCGCCGGTGACGGAGGTGCCGCTGCCCGATGGCCGCCGCGCCGATGTACTGGCGCTGCGCCCCGATGGCGGCATCGTCATCCTGGAGGTGAAGTCCTGCGCGCGGGACTACCTGACGGATGCGAAATGGCAGGATTACTGCGCCTGGGCCGACGCCTTCCTCTTCGCCGTGGACGCCGACTTCCCGCGGGAGCTGATCCCGCCCGAGGTCGGCCTGCTGCTCACCGATGACCGCGAGGCCGCGCTGCTGCGTGACGGCGCCTGCGCGCCACTGCCGGCCGCGCGCCGCAAGGCCCTGACGCTGCGCGTGGCGCGGCTGGCGGCGCAGCGCCTGGCCTTCCAGCTGGACCCGGCCGGCGCGATCGAGATGCGGGCGGCCTTGCGGCTTGATTAG